The following is a genomic window from Halichoerus grypus chromosome 5, mHalGry1.hap1.1, whole genome shotgun sequence.
ACCTAAGTTATTCTAATGAGGGCCGGCCCAGGACTTCTGCGGGGACTGGGGGAAAGGAGCGGGGGTTGCTCAGCTCGTGGAGGAGGAGCTACAGCTGCTAGCGGCCATCTTGCCGCCACGTGGGGACAGCCTGCCTGAAAATGAAGTCACCCCCGCGGAAGCAGGACCAAGCACATTGCCAGCAGCATCCTTCGAACATCTGGTTTCAGTCATGCTTGGAAGCCAGTCCTACCCTTGACTTTCCCACTGTAGATGTCAATGCATGCTCCTCTTCCTAGACTTGTTTGGGGTTGTTTTCCACGgtattgtgatttataaaaagaaatgtatatttggtctttgtccttgTTTCTGGCACCAAGCTCTAAAacacttggaatttcctaagtggtgAGAGCGGAGAGATAAAAGtcctttgttatgttaatgaggtgacttttgaatGAGGGCTGGTTGCCTGGGGAACCAACTaagtgattagagggttggaattttctgtccctcctacccccctaccccaaggaaagagagaggggctggaggttgaatcaactGCCAAGGTCAATGATGTAATCATTCGTGGTGTAACTGAAGCCTACCTAAAAACCCAAGAGGatgggttcagagagcttctgggttggtgattTGGGGAGAGCAGAGTGCTCAGAGAAGGTGTGGAacttccctgcccttccccataccttgctcggtccatctcttccatctggctgttcctgagttctaccccttataataaactggtaatctagaaagtgaaatgtttctttgttttgagcCACTCTAGCAGATtgatcaaacccaaggagggggtcattgGAGTCTCCAGTCTGAGCTTGGGACTGGCATGGGTTGGGttgggacacccagctggtggcTGAGAATTGCTCGGTGGTGGGGACCCCCACACAGTGGGATTAGAGCAGAATTAGACGGCTGTCAGCCAATCAAAAGTCTGTCCTAATACCCAAATTGTGGCATGTCGACATGTGGATATGGCAGCCATTAGCAATGATAATTATAATGGTCACATAAAAACTGTGAGACGTGGCGAAATGTTGAAGCAAAACTGCTGTATGATCCATGCTCGACACAGATGTATTAGCAATGAATGAATTCGGTGAAAAAGGTTAACAGAGCACAAAATGATGGTCCGTCCGGTATGATTGCCAGTGAGGGAAAGTGGTGTGTAGACACATAAGCGAGCACAAAGCCAAAACGAGCAGTCACGTTTGGACTGGGCACTACGGCAGTTTTCAACATTACCTGTAATAACGTTCCaccatttttctaataattactatatagtatatatagtaatTATGTATATGgaatatagagatatatatgtatatacagatatGTAGATATATTGTCCATCAACATCTGGGAAGTAGCCAGGACAAGAAGAGGGTCATTGAAACAGACCAAGGAGATGTCTGGTACCCACGTGGAGTTGACTTGCTGCTCAGATGATGTGACTGTCCGGACAGGGGAAGGAACTGCCCAGGTTagaagtcagaaaagatgctGAAATAGCGAGGCCACACTCCTTTAGAGCCGTGGCCCTGTCAGCACATGATTGTCTCTGCACATTTAAACTTACGGTGCCAACAGCAACCAAGGCCCTCTCTGCCGGAAGAGAAATGCGTCCTCCTTGAGGGCGGTATAGGTGAAAGGGACACTTCTCTCTCCCCAGGAGGTCAGTAAATCCTCCCCAGGTGTGTTCCAGCAAGTCCTTGCTTCCCAGAGACAGGGCTGGTGACAGATTGAACAGAGAAGGGGCCATGTTTGCAAATAATCCCAGGTCGTGATTGAAGGGATGCTTAGAAAAACAGGCTCACGATGTCTAGGTTTATCCTGTTGGCCTCCTGTTGGGATTGGCTCCCAGGCAGATTGACTCAAGGCCCATAACCTCTTCAGTCCCCTGCGTGGTCATGCTACCTTACAGGGTGTCGTGGGATGAATGACGACCTCCCGAAAGATATGTCCACCAGAACCCGTGGACGTGATCTCCCCCTTGGAAAAAGTCTCCACAGGTGCAATTAAGACtttcaagatgagatcatcctggattatccggtgggccctaaatccaatggcaaGTGTCCTTGTAGAAGACACCcagaggagagacagggagaagagggggagctacgtgaagacagaagcagagccTAGAGTAAGACggccacaagtcaaggaacacccacagccaccagaagctggaagcagaagacaggaccctcccccagagacTTCAGAGCAAGGAGGGCCCAACTGACATCTTCATGTTCGGTCTGGCTTTCGGAATTAGGAGAGAATAAATATctcttgttttaaaccaccaGCGGGGTGGTAACTGTCACAGCAGTCCTGGGACACTAATACGGAGGGGTCACACACAGTCCAGGCCACAGTGCTCTACGGGGTGTTAGGGAACCGTGGCTCCAGCCGCCGTGCTACTGGCGATGAGCTGAGAgcctttggacaagtcacttaccctctctggacctcagtttctttaccgaTAAAACACTGCTCAAAAATAGAACATTAGCTATCATTCAAGCTGCATCTAACCCTGAGCCCAGATAATATAAATGAAACCAGGTGCAAAAAGCAAAGGTTTTTATTCTTGTTTGTAGTGAAAATATGACTatgattttatatgcattatgagCAAGTATGAATCATGTTAGAATAACACCATGTAAACATGCTTTAGTCCAGGGTATGGAAAAGGATTAAAATTAGTGCTGACACCTCTAGgggcacaaaaaagaaataaagtaggcCAATCCACTGGGCCAGCACGTTGGGGTGGGGTTGGCTGAGACGAAGGAAGTGCTTCTTCGACCCCTCGCTGAAGGAGGAAGCCTGGCAGGCCGGCTCTGGGAATCTGAGCTGCACAGAGACCCAGGAGCCCCACCAGGGGGATGCTGGTCCTCTGGGGCTCTACCCACAGGCAAGGGTCATCCTGTGGGGACCTCAAATCCTGGCTGAGAGTCCCTCACCCCCTGCCAGACAGATGGGAGCTCCTCCGGACCAGGAAACCCTGCCGCCTCGAGAATGTCAGGGTGGAGGAGGTCCTGGACAACGAGGGACCACCGACAGCCCAGAGCCTGCTGACACTGTTCCAACTAGCCAGTCCTAAGCTGTTcgctctgcctgccctccctttCCTGCAAAAGCACAGTAAGGGCCTGTGCCCATGCGTTCTTCTGgccccttctgcctccccctgcaCCGTGGTGCTTCCTGTGTGGTCCAGCATGGCCTGCTCCGCCCCCTGCTTCTAGAGAGCTCTGAGCAAAACCtccttgtttcttgccagtcattTCCATGGCACGTCTTCCCACCGGCGGGACACCCAGCCCTCTTACACCTCCTGCCCTTTGCCTggactccctctccctttcccttccttctctgcctgaCCACCTCTTACTCAGCCTCTGAGACTCAGCTCAGGGGCCCCGTCCTCCGTGAAGCCTGCCTTAGTCACCCTGTCCTCCCCTCGCGGGCACAGAGGGTTGCTCACACCCAGGGCTGCCTCCCACCCCatgtccccttctcctcccctaatgggcaggcagaggcagggagctccccagagggagggaggcctcTGGTTCTGCTCTGCCATCCTGGGTGCAGGGCCCGGCTATGAATTAGGCTTTGGGGAATAAAGGAATGCGAGCacggagggaaagagggagaattCCTGCTAGTTTAGGGAGTGGAAACTGGTCTGGAAAACACGGAGCTCTGTTTGCTTTCCTCTCAGGAGGCTGAAGCCATAGGGGGAACATGCAAATCTACCCACCCTCTGGCTCTGAGTGGGGAGGCAGGGTCACAGCCTGCTTCCGTGGACAGCCTATGATGCAGTTCCAGCCCCCCTGGCATCTCTGTGGGGTCAGGTCACCCCtgagcccgtgtgtgtgtgtgtgtgtgtgtgtgtgtgtgtgtgtgtgtgtgaagactATCAACACACTCTGCCTGCAGGGGCCTGAGAGAAAACAAagtctggggggaggggtgcctgggtggctcagtcgttaagtgtctgccttcggctcagggcacggtcccagggtcctgggatcgagtcccacatcgggcctcctgctcagcagggagcctgcttctccctctccctctgctgctccccctgcttgtgcttgctctccctctctctctctctctctctctctctctctctctctcgctgtgtctctctgtcaaataaagaaataaaatatttttttaaaaaaagaaagaaaacaaagtgggGGAAGCTCATCAAGGCCTGGGACAAGAGGgcgtggtggggactgtggcaaagGGGACTCACCCACCAAAGAGGGGGTCGCCACCTTCTTACTTTCAGATGAAATCTTCAGGATTTTAAGTGTTGTCTTAAATTCATAACATGCTGTATTGGTGAAACAAAGCATATCAGGGGCCTCGGGGCCACAGAGGGAGGGAAGCCTcgctgggtggggaggaggggacaggggaggacTCAGCCGGGGGATTGCTTCAGCAATTGCTGgagtccctctgccccttccccagctgcagCGGGAAGCCACCGGATGGGAGAACTGATGACCAAATGCCCGTCACCGTGCCTGAAATTCTACCGGCCAAGCTCtggtcatgaatttttttttttttttaaagatcttatttattcatttgagagaaagagcatgagtggtgtggaagggcagagggagaaggagaagcagactcccctctgagcaaggagctggatgcggggctcagtcccagaactctgggatcatgacctgatccgaaggcagacacttaaccgactgagccacccaggtgcccctatttttcttcttctaaagtcatctattaaaatgtaaatactctGCGGAAAAACCTTCTCTCTGCCTATTCTGTCTTCTGTCTGACCACCAGCTGGATTCAGGGGCTGCCCAGTCATTTGTGGGCAGACAGGTCTATGCTGAGTCTGAGAGGACAAGGGACAAGCGTGTGCCTCAGTGGACTGGCCCCTTCATTTGGAAGCACAGAGGTGAGGCGCCTGGCCTAGCCAGGGGGGAGTTCAGGAGAGCCTTCCTGAGAAAGGGACATGGGTGCTGCGTCCTGAGGAAGGAGTAGGCCTTCGTCAGGTGAAAAGCAGGGAAGGTGAGGgggtcccaggcagagggaacggcaTATGCAAAGCCCCGAAGACAGAGCAAGGGGGGCTGGAGAGTCTGCAGGTCCCTCGGGACTGAGTggcaggagctgggagaggagctggagaggTTGTGAGCCATAAGGACTTTGCTCTTCCCACTGTGGGCAATTGGGAGCCATGGAGGGCTCTAAGCAGGGAAGGGACCAAGTTAGATTTGAAGCATAGAATAAGTGCTCTACTACAACAGGGagactgggtgggtgggggtcaaGATGGAAGACGAGGGGCAGGCAAGAAGCTACTGCAGGAATTCCAGTGATGGGTAGGGGTGGTCTGGACGCGGACTGTGACAGGTGGGATCAGAAAGTCAGCGATCCAGGGCAAGACAGAATAACATCCCTGACTCCATCCTCAGACCCGGTCTTCTGAACTCCGTGCCTTGGAGCAGGACCCacccccctcttcctcctccgcCAGCAccattcctccccccaccccatggccaAGGAGACACAGGCCCCACCACGGATACCTGGCTGGTCCGGCTGATGCAGCGGCGAATGAGGTCTCTGATGTTGTTGTGCTTGTCCATCTGGAAGTACACAGTGGCGCTGGACTTTTCCCTCAGGTAGGGCTTCTCGGCTGAGGCCCAGGTGTGCGACAGGGTCGGCTCGCTGCCCTCGGAGGCCATGGGGAAGTAGGTGCCTGAGTGCAGGGAGTAGGAGTCCATTCCCCGGgggcctgcctctgcccctcctgggggCTCCAGGGCACAAGCGGGCTCCTTGGCCTGGGCCTGGATGTACTGGGCCTCCACCGAGGACAAGAAGTCTACCTCACCTTCCTGGCTGAGCGCCTGCCGGTACGCCTCAGGACCCCCATCCAAGAGGGCATCTGTGGCCAGCCGGGCACTCTCATTGTCGCTGAAATCGGCCCTAGTGGGCCGGACCCACTGGCTCTTGACCTCTTCCAGGCGTTTCTGGATCTTACCCACATGCCTGGACCGGCTCATGTTGCCCCGGCCCTGAGTCGTGGCGGGCAGGAGGCCGCGGCTTGAGCTCCTCCTGATGTCAGGGCAAGTGGGCCACACCACCGGGGAGGGGAGCCCTCAGCGCTCCCGGGAAGCATGCAGCATCCACCTGCCACGCCTCGCGCCCTCTCCAACGAGGTGACTTACCACTGGCCTGAGCAACACTTGCCTGGGATCATCCTCTCGGCCAGGTCCTGGCTTATCTTGGGTGCCACCGCCCTGCCCGCGGGCCCGAGGGCCGGCTCCACCACGCCCCGGCACACTCAGCCCTGGGAGCCATCCTCCGCGCCCAGCAGCCGGCCCGCATGCCTTGCACAACTCTCCGGGGGCCCCGGCCTGCAATGCAGAGCAGGGAGGCTCTCCCAGCACCCCCGGGGGCCTCGGCCCCTCCCGTGCTCTCAGTTCAAACGCCATTGGTGCAAGACGAGAACTCCCCTGCGGGAGAAAGAGGTTGCCCCTGAGATTGCGCCAGCGTGGGGAGGGAAGCTGGCCGCGGGCCAGGCAGAGCCGTGCACCAGGCATACTCCCTTCTCCCAGAGACAGCGAGTTCCCGGCCTCCGGTCCTCTGAAAAAGCTttgctctgctccctctctcccctacTGTGTTGGCCACAGTCGTGTTTGAACAGAGCCCCCCAGAGAAGCTCCAGTCTGTGGGCTGCACGACCTGCTTGGAGGAGGGCCTGGAGAGGAAGCTACCCTTGTGTCTGGGCCCCGGGGGCGTTGGGACCTGTCTCccagcgggaggggcagggggtagCAGGTGTGTTTGAAATATAGGAACAGCTAAGGGGGAAGGCACATTTTCTTTCCAGGTCAGGTCATGGTCAAGTCCATGTCGGCGGAATGCAATGTCTGTCTTTGGGTTCAGCCAGAAACAGACTGAGACAGGATTCGAGTATAAGTAGCCCATTGGAAGGTGATTCTAAGAAGCGCCAGTCGGGGAGGGAGGAGTGAGACAGGATGGGACAGGCAGGGAGCCACCACGGGGCACGCTACGAGCAGGCTACTGTGGTGCCCATCTGGGATTTATTAACATCGAGGGACCATCTGGGGTCATTCCTGCGGGGCCCCCTGGGAGATGGTCTAGGGGACCTCTTTGAATTTTCCTACCCAAAGGGTGAGAATTTATCTACCAGCCTCCATTTGTCATCGGCGGAGGGCTGCTCCTGGGCCCACATTAACCCCCACGGGGCAGGCCTGCCCTGTGCTCACCCAGCACAACCCTGAAGCCAGAGGAGGCATGCGGTCAGACTCCCCGGGGCGCGGTCAGAGGCTCACGGGAGAGGGGAGGGCTAAGGGGATCGAGTAGGGCCCTTACAATGTCTGCTAAAAGAACTCTGCAGAACACTGGGACTGTGGGGTCCTCGCACGGCTGGCATTGAGGAAGAGCCAGCAGTCTGTCTGGGGCTTGTCTGTTTGGAGGAAAATCACTGTCAGCATCTGTAACCCACCGAAGCTGCGGCCCAAGCGGCTCCGTCCAGGGGGAGagcaggatttttaaaagcacagcccaaagaagagaaaaagaaattaaaagaaatttcttctcctcttctgaaGGTCATTGAAGAAATCCAGTTCACACCCTCAGCGACCCTGCCTTTATTGGAGGTTATCTAATCCCTGGAGCCCTCGGGACGACAAACCTAACAAACTCTCTGCCCAGTGCCCTTCTGGCTCCATGCCCTTCCGCCAACTCTTGCTGATGCTGATTGACTTACCCTCTTTCCCACGTTCTCCTCTGAAcctgcctcctctctggcccTCCTCAGTCCCTTCTCCCGTTCTGCGTCACCTACGTCCAGTGCCCAGTCTACTGAAaccagcctggggaggggaggaatgatCCCTGGGATTTGTTCTGGTTCACACCCAGGCTCGAAAACTGTCCGCGGCTCTCCATTGCCTGCCATGTTAAGTTCCATTTCCAAGGCTCACGTTGGAGACACTGTGTGCTTGAGACCTGTGTGAACATTCCAGCCTGTCCTCTCCTACACTGGGCTATCCTTGAGTGCTCACAGCAGGCTGGCCATCTGTGCTGAGGGAGACACAGATTAGTGggcctcatttcacagatgaggaacccaaggctcagagaggttgagtgacgtgtccaagatcacacagctagtgagtggcatAGCCTGGGCACTGTCACTCCAAAGCCCGTGTATTTTCCCCTGGCCAAGCttcacccttcccctcccctcccctttccctttctaCTCTCAGAACAATCCACATCCTCTTACCAGTTCCAGAATGTATACAGGGGAGGATAAAAGAAGGGGGTGGATGTGATGGGGTTCTCCTCTCACCCAGGCCCAATTCTCtttgttcaatgaataaatgattgaggGACCCCTGAAGCAGTGGCCTGTCTCCCGGGCCTGCAGGGACTATTTTTAGCTGTGCACTTGCCGAACAGCTctcatttaaacaaaaacaaaagcaaaaacaaaaaacaaaaatctgagtGGACCTTTCACCTCTAGAGCTGCTGGAGGAAGAAGAGCCCCGTTTCTCCTTTCCTCAGCTCCATGGCCTCACAAAGACCCAGAGATTCTACTTAAATTCTCCAGAACAGACACAGATACATTCTATGTGCGCAGTCACATCTTATCCCCCTATTACTGTGCCCCTGGCAGACATGACTAGTGGATCACAGACCTCTTTCCCAGGAGCTGGGaaccacccctccctgccctctaCAGGGCTCAGAGAGAAGCCCTCCCCTGGAGGAATCTTGGATGTACCGCAGACGCTCCATTTGCTGATGAGAAGCCGGAAGCGCAGAGAGGGGACGGCCCGGCCACTGGCCGGTGCGGGTCATCGGGGTCGTCCTCCGCTCCTCTCCTCCGCAGCCCCAGCCCTGTGGAACATCACCGTTCTTGCTGGGTCTGCCGGCGGCACTAACAAATCCCCCGACCTGGGACTGCGCGTCCCGCCAGCTGTTGGGCCACACCTTCATATGCTGAGAAATCCTTCCCAAAGAGCCCCGAGCTACAGGCCCGGCGGCTTGCAGAGGACTcacctccttcctgccttccgCCTGACGTGTAGTCTCCCCGGCTCCTGATGACACCCACGAGGAGAGCAAGAACAAGAAGCAGGCTCCTATTAGCAAATGAGTGAAATGAATGGTGGTGGGGCTTGGCAGTTTGGGTCTTCACCCGGAGACATTTTCGGCTGTCACAGCGATGGGGGTGATGCTGCTGGTATCGGGGGGTgtaagccagggatgctgctgcaTCCTACGATGCACCGGCCGGCCCCCACAACGAAGAGCTAACTGGCCCCAAACGTCAACAGTGCTGAGACGGAGGAACCTGGTGGAGGGTCCAGGCAGGTGCGCTCGCAGACCCCGCTGAGCAGATGCCTGGCCCTCCCCGTGTGGGAGGTCCAGTGCTCCGCCCTTGTTCAGCCTGCCCCCTGCGCTGGAAGTCCTGGCCTCCACCATCACAACGTAGGCAAAGCTTTCTCAGCGTCCTAGATCTTTCTCGATTCTCACTTTCCCTGCCAATTCCCAAGCTGcggatttccttcctcttctgagCCTACAAGGTGCTTATAGAACTTGCCTCAGTCAGTCTTGTACTAGATGCGTGCCTCATCTTCCCCAGTGCCAGCGAAAAAGCGTCCATGCCTTTGGAACAGGCACAACTGGGTTCCAATGatactatgtgaccttgggcaggtaaCTTAGAGGACATCACTGAACTTCACTTTTCTGTCCGTATACGAACAGCTGACATTTAGGGAACATGTCTTGTGCATCATTCTAAGTGCTTCATGTGTATGAACTCACTCAATCCTCATAGCGACCCCAAGAGTAAGTGCTATTACCATTTCTGTTTCATGGATAAAGGAACCCGAAGCACAGAGGTTacctaacttgcccaaggtcacctggctGGGAAGTGGCCATGCGAGGAGCTACACGTGGGTGGTCTGGTCCCAGAGTCCACCTGGTAGCCATGGGCGCATTCTGGCTCGCTCATGGGGTGAACCTCAAAGTGCATGGAATTTAACGGGGAAGCCCTGTGTCGTAAGTGATCAAACCTTGTTCCATTTTTGCTCCACTCTTCAGTCTGAGACAGCTCCgatatttttttctgagctttTTACGTAGCTTATATGATGCTCTACATGCCATTTTATATCTTGCCTTCTTTGATAGCATACAATACTCAGAAGTCTATTTCTCATATCATTACAAATGTCCatgcttccctctcccttctccccaacaCTGTTTCTTGCTGaacaggttatttatttatttattaaagatttatttatttatttgacagagagagcagggggaggggcagagagagagggggagagaatggatcttaagcagactccacgctaagcgtggagcctgacatggggctcgatcccatgaccctgagatcatgacctgagccaaaatctacagtcggatgcttaaccaactgagccacccaggcacccccttgctGAACAGTTTAGTCCTAAAGCCACTGGGTGGGTTAGAGCAAgggaggtgatggtgatggggAGGGCACGGTGGCCTGGAACTGGTGTCAGAGCCCACGCTGTGTGAGGAGGTGCAGAGTGAGGAGGGTccccccggggagggggcagcctGGAACGGGGTATCAGCACTTGGGTTGGAAGAGGTGGCTGGGAGGATGCTAGATCGGTTACATAGGGACACtggtcaaagaaataaatattttaaggatgTTGGAAACCAAGTCTCTTGCCATAGAGCATACAGAAAGCGGGGAGACCAGAATGAACTCTTGAGTGTTGAATATGAACTGGAGATGCTGATTTGAAATCACAGTTTccaatatagatagataaatttagaaatgtttaagTCACATGAAttctaatatataatatataaatgataaatacatgATATAAAATGTGAACATAACAcgtaaatatatgcatatattcccTGGTTCCCTGATTTGTCCACTGACAGTGACAAATTGAGAAAATGATTTCTGCTTTTGCAGAAATGGCTGCTTTCATGTCTGGGGCAGGGAAAACACAAAAACGATCCTGAAACATCTGGTGCCAGAAAGTGCCAAAAGAATAACACACACATGTCAAAAAGACACAGAAGCCAGCTAGAAGGAGCTCCCACTGGATAACCTGGCACAATCTGAGGATCAGAATAATGGTAAGAAACGAttataatacacaaaataaagtAGGAAACCCTGAGTCCATACTGACAAAAATATAGATACTGAAAATTTGAGGGAGAACAGGCATTTAAACAGTGTCAAATAAATTctccttaaaatatttagtaattacaAAGAGGGAATAAGAAACTTTGCAACAGAGGATCCCATCAGCTACCACCCCAATCAAGGGATCAAAGTGACCCTCCTCAATAATGGCAGAAATCAAAACCTTGAGCCACCTGATAGGAtgcagtgagaacagccagcatCGCTTCCATGATATTCTTGCCAAAGATGCATAACCTGaattttgactgtttttttttattaaagattttatttatttatttgacaaaaagagacacagcgagagagggaacacaagcagggggagtgggagagggagaagcaggctttccgctgagcagggagcccgatgcggagctcaatcccaggatcccaggaccctgggatcatgacctgagccaaaggcagacgctcaacgactgagtcacccaggcgccccttgactggttttttaaaaatgtttttcagggggcgcctgggtggctcagttggttgagcggctgccatcgggctccctgctcagcggggggccttcttctccctctcccactccctctgcttgtgttccctctctcgctgtgtctctctctgtcaaataaataaaaataaaatctttaaaaaaggtaataaataggggcgcctgggtggctcagtcgttaagcgtctgccttcggctcgggtcatgatcccagggtcctgggattgagccccacattgggctccctgctctgcggggagcctgcttctccctctcccgctccccctgcttgtgttccttctctggctgtctctctctctctgtcaaataaattaaaaaaaaaaaaaagaaattaaaaaaataaaaaataaaaataaataaaaaaagtaataaataaaagcatcctattctttaaaaaaaaaaaaaaatgttttttaggtGATCCGGTAAGGAGGAAACAATCAGACACATCCAGACTACGAAGCATTCTaggagacaagcagggggagatggggATGAGGACGGGGACCTGGGGGGAGTGGATAGTCCCATTACATGGGTAGTAAACTCATCAGTGGCCCAACAGCAGAGCCTGGATCGGGTTTGTCTGCAAAGCCCTTGCTCCTATCTACAGCCAGATTCTGTGTTTGCTGGTTTAGGTGAGATTCTCCTCCTTTAGGCTGTGAACAATTTAGGGGGCGATGGGGGATGAGCAAGGCCTGACTTAGCTTCTTGACACCCCAGCGCCTATGCCATTTGGagctggcacacagtaggcatttaataaatgtgtgttaggTGAATGGATGGCGATGTGCTCCTGGGGCAGAGGTCAGCTCACACAGAATGTACCCGAATAAGATTCCAGAGCTTGTCTGTGGAGCAACCGAGGGCGGAGAGCCAGGGCCTTGGGCCCAGAAACCTGGAGGAAGAGGGGGCCTGTTTGACCGTAAGCAGCACCTGCTACCTCCTCCCTACCACCTCTCCATCCGGGCCTGCAGCAGCATGAAAACTGTAGTCTCATTACCCAGTGACCCAAGAAGTgcaattaaattgaaaattagTTGGCATAATTAATTAGACGGGTAAATAGCTCCCTGTCAACACCAATCAATCCATTCTGCATATAATCAGCTCAGCCAAGGCCCTTCTGTTGGCggccaagggcagagggagggagcgaAAACGGGACGGGACGGCCAGCCAGGCACGCTCACCCCTACCCACAGGTCCTTCTACAGTTGCTTTTCACCGGAGCAGCCTCTCCCGGGCTGGCCTCAGTGATTCCATACCGGACACCCAGCAAGACCACAGCTTACCTCCCAGGGGCCCTCAGCTGTGCGGTCCctttgcctcctccagcttcctaCCTTTGAGTTCCCAGTTTGTTGCTCAAGATTTCTGGTGTGCATAAAAACCATAAACATGCCTAAAAACCATGGGAGCTCCCAGGTTTTGGCTAGTAAATTTGCAGATGCTTTTTTCAAATTAAGGTAGAACTAAATGAGTAAAATTTACCCTTGTTAGTGTTCAGCTCTATGAGTTTGGAGAAATGCATATAGTCATGTAACCATACCACAGCTAAGACCTGGTGTGCATAAAAACCATAAACATGCCTAAAAACCATGGGTTGTTCCCACTTTTGAGTGTTTATGAACAAAGCCac
Proteins encoded in this region:
- the FAM83A gene encoding protein FAM83A isoform X4: MSRSRHVGKIQKRLEEVKSQWVRPTRADFSDNESARLATDALLDGGPEAYRQALSQEGEVDFLSSVEAQYIQAQAKEPACALEPPGGAEAGPRGMDSYSLHSGTYFPMASEGSEPTLSHTWASAEKPYLREKSSATVYFQMDKHNNIRDLIRRCISRTSQVLAIVMDMFTDVEIFCDILEAANKRGVFVCVLLDQGGVKLFQEMCDKIQISDSHLKNISVRSVEGEVYCAKSGRKFAGQIREKFIISDWRYVLSGSYSS
- the FAM83A gene encoding protein FAM83A isoform X2, which translates into the protein MSRSRHVGKIQKRLEEVKSQWVRPTRADFSDNESARLATDALLDGGPEAYRQALSQEGEVDFLSSVEAQYIQAQAKEPACALEPPGGAEAGPRGMDSYSLHSGTYFPMASEGSEPTLSHTWASAEKPYLREKSSATVYFQMDKHNNIRDLIRRCISRTSQVLAIVMDMFTDVEIFCDILEAANKRGVFVCVLLDQGGVKLFQEMCDKIQISDSHLKNISVRSVEGEVYCAKSGRKFAGQIREKFIISDWRYVLSGSYSRSLPGPTRHSPPPLQLHLALRTRPPEHSLQVHGRRGGAV
- the FAM83A gene encoding protein FAM83A isoform X3 → MSRSRHVGKIQKRLEEVKSQWVRPTRADFSDNESARLATDALLDGGPEAYRQALSQEGEVDFLSSVEAQYIQAQAKEPACALEPPGGAEAGPRGMDSYSLHSGTYFPMASEGSEPTLSHTWASAEKPYLREKSSATVYFQMDKHNNIRDLIRRCISRTSQVLAIVMDMFTDVEIFCDILEAANKRGVFVCVLLDQGGVKLFQEMCDKIQISDSHLKNISVRSVEGEVYCAKSGRKFAGQIREKFIISDWRYVLSGSYSHDKSEEEQAGRTCQRSGRLVKLESS